One Panicum virgatum strain AP13 chromosome 3N, P.virgatum_v5, whole genome shotgun sequence DNA segment encodes these proteins:
- the LOC120663839 gene encoding E3 ubiquitin-protein ligase WAV3-like — translation MAFNDDEKPSASNTGKTKGLVTMKQAKYFKDDAALTADTVTAEVEINATSSTVVREGLDLVAVLDVSGTMAEEKLESMKKAMVFVIMKLTPVDRLSIVTFSDGATRLNPLRSMTPAAQNDLRALVDGLKARGATNVKAGLETGLAVLADRVHTKARAASIFLMSDGHQNAGDARQVNPGQVAIYSFGFGQHSDHQLMSDIAKKSPGGTFSSVPDGSKVSVPFSQLLAGLLTVVAQDVELTLTPKTDDGDVDTIVVAPGTDYKTTTDAATGVTTITFGTLFAGEGRRVVITLTLKDVSASNNEEYDAPLAEAQHSYTAQGRPREAQVPQDIQIKRTPTPSQAPGASTKARQVQAEIARRNHAEAIRQARLLADDGLLDDARSKLVEAQKALDSIVLDDGRKLVTSLRAELAQLTKLMATKEIYEAQGRPYALASETSHGRQRYSARGGDEDSDVRLFATPRMDTYREQAKNFEKDPTAPVPTADEDVKQEVLANPISAVSTELAYYLRRAIEALQAIEKIVAPST, via the exons ATGGCATTCAACGACGATGAAAAGCCTTCTGCTTCCAATACTG GGAAAACCAAGGGCCTGGTGACGATGAAGCAAGCCAAGTACTTCAAGGACGATGCGGCGCTGACGGCGGACACGGTGACCGCGGAGGTGGAGATCAACGCGACATCCTCCACCGTCGTGAGGGAGGGGCTGGACCTGGTGGCCGTGCTCGATGTGAGCGGCACCATGGCCGAGGAGAAGCTCGAGAGCATGAAGAAGGCGATGGTGTTCGTGATCATGAAGCTCACCCCCGTGGACCGCCTCTCCATCGTCACCTTCTCCGACGGCGCCACCAGGCTCAACCCGCTGCGCTCCATGACCCCGGCTGCCCAGAACGACCTCAGggccctcgtcgacggcctgaAGGCCCGCGGCGCGACCAACGTCAAGGCCGGCCTCGAGACCGGGCTGGCCGTGCTCGCCGACCGTGTCCACACCAAGGCCCGCGCGGCCAGCATCTTCCTCATGTCCGACGGGCACCAAAACGCCGGCGACGCCCGGCAGGTCAACCCCGGCCAGGTGGCCATCTACTCGTTTGGTTTCGGCCAGCACTCCGACCACCAGCTGATGAGCGACATTGCCAAGAAATCCCCGGGCGGGACCTTCAGCTCCGTGCCGGACGGGTCCAAGGTGAGTGTGCCCTTCTCGCAGCTGCTGGCTGGCCTCCTCACCGTGGTGGCGCAGGACGTGGAGCTCACCCTGACGCCCAAGACGGATGACGGTGACGTGGACACCATAGTGGTCGCCCCCGGCACCGACTACAAGACAACCAccgacgccgccaccggcgtGACCACCATCACGTTCGGCACCCTCTTCGCCGGAGAAGGGCGCAGGGTCGTCATCACCCTGACGCTCAAGGACGTGAGCGCCAGCAACAACGAGGagtacgacgcgcccttggccGAGGCCCAGCACAGCTACACCGCCCAGGGAAGGCCGCGAGAGGCCCAGGTGCCGCAGGACATCCAGATCAAGCGCACCCCGACCCCATCGCAAGCGCCTGGCGCGAGCACCAAGGCGCGGCAGGTGCAGGCCGAGATCGCCAGGCGGAACCACGCCGAGGCCATCAGGCAGGCGAGGTTGCTGGCGGACGACGGCCTGCTCGACGACGCGCGGAGCAAGCTGGTGGAGGCGCAGAAGGCGCTGGACAGCATCGTGCTGGACGACGGCAGGAAGCTGGTGACCTCGCTCCGGGCCGAGCTGGCGCAGCTGACCAAGCTCATGGCGACGAAGGAGATCTACGAGGCGCAGGGCCGCCCCTACGCTCTCGCCTCCGAGACCAGCCACGGCCGGCAGCGCTACTCAGCCAGGGGCGGCGACGAAGACAGCGACGTCCGCCTCTTCGCCACGCCGCGCATGGACACCTACCGCGAGCAGGCCAAGAATTTCGAGAAGGACCCCACGGCGCCGGTGCccaccgccgacgaggacgtcaAGCAGGAGGTCCTCGCCAACCCGATCTCCGCCGTCTCCACCGAGCTCGCCTACTACCTCCGCAGGGCTATCGAGGCGCTGCAGGCCATCGAGAAGATCGTCGCCCCGAGCACCTAG
- the LOC120663840 gene encoding protein Iojap-related, mitochondrial-like isoform X1: MLPAVRAGALGRWRSPRNLLPRLLSSSAGASPARPQAAALLELSEVEKVLRDVRAGDVRVFPVGEGGLHGGACADYMVVATGRSDWHVRNIAQALLYKIKQKQKGSDRILMPSVEGQQAGKWVVIDSGSIIIHALEERAREYYDLESIWSKEVSPNTSVQELETTLVKTRRRNLSQKPMKSI, translated from the exons atgctccCCGCAGTGCGAGCCGGTGCCCTCGGCCGGTGGCGCTCGCCGCGGAACCTCCTCCcgcgcctcctctcctcctccgccggcgcctcgcccgcccgtccgcaggcggcggcgctgctggagcTCTCGGAGGTGGAGAAGGTGCTTCGCGATGTCCGGGCGGGCGACGTGCGCGTCTTCCCCGTCGGCGAGGGCGGGCTGCACGGCGGCGCCTGCGCCGACTACATGGTCGTCGCCACAGGCCGCTCCGACTGGCACGTCCGCAACATCGCGCAGGCGCTCCTCTACAAG ATAAAGCAGAAGCAGAAGGGCTCTGATAGAATATTGATGCCTAGTGTGGAAGGCCAGCAAGCTGGAAAGTGGGTTGTCATTGATTCAG GAAGCATAATCATCCATGCACTTGAAGAAAGGGCAAGAGAGTATTATGATTTAGAAAGCATTTGGTCAAAAGAGGTGTCTCCTAATACTTCTGTTCAG GAGTTGGAGACCACGCTAGTGAAGACACGCCGGAGGAACCTGTCGCAGAAAcccatgaagagcatctga
- the LOC120663842 gene encoding uncharacterized protein LOC120663842 — translation MAESRGSIAFFTTYRPAEPLDIFSCPANPQLSSVHSEEPLTDGVSYNQNCRPIPAAALSELLAFLAKKNPEAASRCGATPDDAHAGRVTGLVFVSERDDGLETLHVALRFNGAGGGCKAPGKVPVVLRLADIYGADTFGGARMEDSGCIAGGFEGEDGRAVGHSLVYVSTKEPVRSRRTPWTVVYKTNLADGRTERLTPPDQYDLSPAVSPSGKMVAVANFKFHRWTGEIERLKTDIVVMNADRQAQGGLRRKVLIRDGGWPSWGSDGVIFFHRGIDKTLPSGDVQTTWGVFRYDIATGATVRVTPEAFDAMTPAAISETKVAVATIRQKANLNDDAPRVEAQYRHIEIFGVAAPNDPARITQQICREADFYNPFILDGGARVGYHRCRTTTCSPHQDGTNNSDPKKFHKIQSPKSHEDVGLFRVSGVFPTISKDGSKLAFVDNSFKAVWLADGPNLHKIHERRCGNSIFSIVWNQNPEKDTLYVCIGPSFDAAKPLEIYAISNVSKPHTQQVVSRLTNGKFNNAFPSSNPEGTQFVFRSTRDGGVEKHKNLYIMEDSDIGEFGEGTVRRLTKGPWTDTHCSWSPRGDWIVFSSSRDRPADAPKRDILDPGFFAIFLVNATDPDVVVRVMKSSDTIAGHVTHPMFSPDMRSIVVTADLAAVSTEPISMPQFLHSVRPYGDVFTVNLRDTDDIAKNKDIEEFHRITHSRYEYATPAWTKFATDDPNTQWSELVTTSSTGFGAACPR, via the exons ATGGCCGAGAGTCGCGGCAGCATCGCCTTCTTCACGACCTACAGGCCGGCGGAGCCGTTGGACATCTTCTCGTGCCCCGCTAACCCGCAGCTGTCGTCGGTGCACAGCGAGGAGCCCCTCACCGACGGCGTCTCCTACAACCAAAACTGCCGCCCCATCCCCGCCGCAGCGCTCAGCGAGCTCCTCGCCTTCCTGGCCAAGAAGAACCCCGAGGCGGCGTCCAGGTGCGGCGCCACGCCGGACGACGCGCACGCGGGCCGCGTCACCGGCCTGGTCTTCGTCTCCGAGAGGGACGACGGCCTCGAGACCCTGCATGTGGCCCTGCGCTTCAACGGCGCTGGTGGCGGCTGCAAGGCGCCGGGAAAGGTGCCGGTGGTGCTGCGCCTGGCCGACATCTACGGCGCCGACACCTTCGGCGGTGCGCGCATGGAGGACAGCGGCTGCATCGCCGGCGGCTTCGAGGGGGAGGATGGCCGCGCCGTCGGCCACTCGCTGGTCTACGTCTCCACCAAGGAGCCGGTGAGATCACGGCGCACCCCGTGGACCGTCGTGTACAAGACCAACCTCGCCGACGGCAGGACGGAGCGCCTCACTCCACCAGATCAGTACGACTTGAGCCCGGCCGTGTCGCCGTCGGGGAAGATGGTGGCGGTGGCCAACTTCAAGTTCCACAGGTGGACCGGCGAGATCGAGCGCCTCAAGACAGACATCGTCGTCATGAACGCGGACCGGCAGGCGCAGGGCGGCCTGCGGCGCAAGGTCCTCATCCGGGACGGCGGCTGGCCCAGCTGGGGCAGCGACGGCGTCATCTTCTTCCACCGCGGCATCGACAAGACGCTCCCCTCCGGCGACGTCCAGACGACCTGGGGCGTGTTCCGCTACGACATCGCCACCGGGGCAACCGTCCGGGTGACACCGGAGGCCTTTGACGCCATGACTCCGGCGGCCATCAGCGAGACCAAGGTGGCCGTGGCCACCATCCGGCAGAAAGCCAACCTCAACGATGATGCTCCCCGCGTGGAGGCGCAGTACCGGCACATAGAGATCTTCGGCGTCGCTGCGCCAAACGATCCGGCGCGCATCACCCAGCAGATCTGTCGAGAGGCTGACTTCTACAACCCCTTCAtactcgacggcggcgcccgcgtCGGTTACCACCGTTGTAGAACCACAACCTGCAGTCCTCACCAG GACGGAACTAATAATAGTGACCCAAAGAAATTCCACAAGATACAGTCTCCGAAGTCACACGAGGATGTGGGGCTATTCAGGGTGTCCGGTGTGTTTCCTACTATCTCCAAAGATGGCTCAAAGCTTGCCTTCGTTGACAATAGTTTCAAAGCCGTCTGGCTTGCTGATGGCCCAAACTTGCATAAAATCCATGAG AGGAGGTGTGGAAACAGCATCTTTTCCATAGTGTGGAATCAGAACCCAGAGAAGGACACCCTGTACGTCTGTATAGGGCCGTCCTTCGATGCTGCCAAGCCACTAGAAATCTATGCCATCTCCAACGTCTCCAAGCCACACACTCAACAGGTGGTGAGTCGTCTCACAAACGGCAAGTTCAACAATGCTTTTCCCTCGAGCAACCCGGAAGGGACCCAGTTTGTGTTTCGATCAACAAGGGATGGAGGGGTTGAGAAGCACAAGAACCTGTACATCATGGAAGACTCTGACATCGGGGAGTTCGGTGAAGGCACGGTGAGACGCCTAACCAAAGGTCCCTGGACCGACACTCACTGCAGCTGGTCGCCTAGAGGGGACTGGATTGTCTTCTCCTCCTCCCGTGACAGGCCAGCCGATGCCCCGAAGAGGGACATACTAGACCCAGGCTTCTTTGCCATCTTCCTGGTGAACGCCACCGATCCTGATGTGGTGGTGCGGGTGATGAAGAGCTCCGATACTATCGCGGGGCATGTGACCCACCCCATGTTCAGCCCGGACATGAGGAGCATCGTTGTCACCGCCGACCTTGCCGCGGTCTCCACCGAGCCCATCTCGATGCCTCAGTTCCTGCACTCGGTTAGGCCTTACGGCGATGTCTTCACTGTCAACCTCCGTGACACGGACGACATCGCCAAGAACAAGGACATTGAGGAGTTCCACCGTATCACGCACAGCCGCTACGAGTACGCCACACCGGCATGGACTAAGTTTGCCACTGATGACCCCAATACCCAGTGGAGCGAGCTCGTCACCACGAGCAGCACTGGTTTTGGGGCAGCATGTCCACGTTAA
- the LOC120663840 gene encoding protein Iojap-related, mitochondrial-like isoform X2, translating into MLPAVRAGALGRWRSPRNLLPRLLSSSAGASPARPQAAALLELSEVEKVLRDVRAGDVRVFPVGEGGLHGGACADYMVVATGRSDWHVRNIAQALLYKIKQKQKGSDRILMPSVEGQQAGKWVVIDSGSIIIHALEERAREYYDLESIWSKEVSPNTSVQVFQST; encoded by the exons atgctccCCGCAGTGCGAGCCGGTGCCCTCGGCCGGTGGCGCTCGCCGCGGAACCTCCTCCcgcgcctcctctcctcctccgccggcgcctcgcccgcccgtccgcaggcggcggcgctgctggagcTCTCGGAGGTGGAGAAGGTGCTTCGCGATGTCCGGGCGGGCGACGTGCGCGTCTTCCCCGTCGGCGAGGGCGGGCTGCACGGCGGCGCCTGCGCCGACTACATGGTCGTCGCCACAGGCCGCTCCGACTGGCACGTCCGCAACATCGCGCAGGCGCTCCTCTACAAG ATAAAGCAGAAGCAGAAGGGCTCTGATAGAATATTGATGCCTAGTGTGGAAGGCCAGCAAGCTGGAAAGTGGGTTGTCATTGATTCAG GAAGCATAATCATCCATGCACTTGAAGAAAGGGCAAGAGAGTATTATGATTTAGAAAGCATTTGGTCAAAAGAGGTGTCTCCTAATACTTCTGTTCAG GTGTTCCAATCTACATAG